A window of the Cloacibacillus sp. An23 genome harbors these coding sequences:
- a CDS encoding Rrf2 family transcriptional regulator, with protein MAITQKCQYALRAIYELAVRQGEGPCKIGAVAEAQGIPVRFLENILNGLKGAGFVDSARGKDGGYFLARPASSITVGEVIRFVQGGFRPVECGEGEFDECSLYGSCVFRPLWEEAQAALEAVYDGTTFQDLVDKSEENRHGPECRCGRKNKIQKA; from the coding sequence ATGGCGATCACACAGAAATGCCAATACGCGCTGCGAGCGATATACGAGCTCGCCGTCCGCCAGGGTGAAGGGCCGTGCAAGATAGGCGCGGTGGCCGAGGCGCAGGGCATTCCCGTGCGCTTTCTCGAGAACATCCTGAACGGTCTCAAAGGCGCGGGCTTCGTCGATTCCGCGCGCGGCAAGGACGGCGGATATTTCCTCGCGCGTCCGGCCTCTTCGATAACCGTCGGCGAGGTCATACGCTTCGTGCAGGGCGGCTTCAGGCCGGTCGAGTGCGGCGAGGGGGAGTTCGACGAGTGCTCGCTCTACGGGAGCTGCGTCTTCCGTCCGCTGTGGGAGGAGGCGCAGGCGGCGCTCGAAGCAGTCTACGACGGCACGACGTTTCAGGATTTGGTGGACAAATCGGAAGAGAACCGCCACGGCCCGGAGTGCCGCTGCGGGAGGAAGAATAAAATACAGAAAGCATGA
- the nifS gene encoding cysteine desulfurase NifS, protein MEPREVYLDNSATTRVDPKVTEAMLPYFSQRYGNPNSLHRLGREAREAVDEARAKVAALINAEPTDIIFTGAGSEADNLAIKGAAWALRERGKGCHIITSAIEHHAILDTVKWLGKMGFEYTILPVDSRGMVSPEDLEKAIRPDTILATIMAANNEIGTIQPVRELGEVCRAHGVMFHTDGVQAAGHIKVDVKELPVDMMTMAAHKMYGPKGLGALYVRRGIKLIPTLHGGGQEFGLRSGTENVPGIVGFGKAAELAKERLDAGEDKKIAALRDYLIEGVLSRVPESQLTGAAGDGRLPFHASFTIKYIEGEGMLLLLDAAGIYASSGSACTSGSLEPSYVLLATGLDHATAHGSLRLTMSHETTREDIDYVLEKFPPIVERLRSMSPFWNKR, encoded by the coding sequence ATGGAACCACGCGAGGTTTATTTAGACAATTCTGCGACGACGAGGGTGGACCCGAAAGTTACGGAGGCGATGCTGCCGTACTTCTCGCAGCGCTACGGCAACCCGAACAGCCTGCACAGGCTCGGGCGCGAGGCGCGCGAGGCGGTGGACGAGGCGCGCGCGAAGGTGGCGGCGCTGATAAACGCTGAGCCGACGGACATAATTTTCACCGGGGCCGGCAGCGAGGCGGACAACCTCGCGATCAAGGGCGCGGCGTGGGCCCTGCGCGAGCGCGGCAAAGGCTGCCACATAATCACGAGCGCCATAGAGCACCACGCTATCCTCGACACGGTCAAGTGGCTCGGCAAAATGGGTTTCGAGTACACGATACTGCCGGTCGATTCGCGCGGCATGGTGTCGCCTGAGGACTTGGAAAAGGCGATACGCCCAGACACGATTCTTGCGACAATAATGGCGGCGAACAACGAGATAGGCACGATACAGCCGGTGCGCGAGCTCGGCGAGGTCTGCCGCGCGCACGGCGTGATGTTCCACACCGACGGCGTGCAGGCCGCGGGGCATATAAAGGTGGACGTGAAGGAGCTACCCGTCGATATGATGACGATGGCGGCGCACAAGATGTACGGCCCCAAGGGGCTCGGCGCTCTCTACGTGCGCCGCGGCATAAAGCTCATCCCCACGCTTCACGGCGGCGGCCAGGAGTTCGGCCTGCGCTCCGGCACTGAGAACGTGCCTGGAATCGTCGGCTTCGGCAAAGCGGCAGAGCTCGCGAAAGAGCGCCTCGACGCGGGCGAGGACAAGAAAATCGCCGCGCTTCGCGACTATCTCATCGAAGGCGTACTCTCGCGCGTCCCGGAGTCGCAGCTCACCGGCGCTGCGGGAGACGGCCGTCTGCCCTTCCACGCGAGCTTCACGATAAAGTACATCGAGGGCGAAGGGATGCTGCTGCTTCTCGACGCGGCTGGCATCTACGCATCGAGCGGCTCGGCCTGCACCTCCGGCAGCCTAGAGCCGAGCTACGTGCTGCTCGCGACTGGGCTCGACCACGCGACTGCGCACGGCTCTCTGCGCCTGACGATGAGCCACGAGACTACGAGAGAGGATATCGACTACGTGCTTGAGAAATTCCCGCCGATTGTGGAGCGGCTGCGTTCGATGTCCCCGTTCTGGAATAAAAGATAA
- a CDS encoding iron-sulfur cluster assembly scaffold protein has protein sequence MYNQKVVDYFMNPRNAGRIEDADAVGEVGNPKCGDVMKIYLKINPQSEVVEDIKFETFGCAAAIATSSMVTELAKGRTLSDALKITNKEVADELGGLPPAKLHCSLLAQEGIQAAAADYYMRRDGKLPDGLTMPKTCIACGCEAGEEEEERFVSEHDRVAE, from the coding sequence ATGTATAATCAGAAAGTGGTAGATTACTTCATGAATCCGCGCAACGCGGGGCGCATCGAGGACGCGGACGCGGTCGGCGAAGTCGGCAACCCGAAGTGCGGCGACGTGATGAAGATATACCTGAAGATAAATCCGCAGAGCGAGGTCGTCGAGGACATAAAGTTCGAGACCTTCGGCTGCGCCGCCGCGATAGCGACCAGCTCGATGGTGACGGAGCTCGCGAAAGGGCGCACGCTGAGCGACGCTCTCAAAATAACCAACAAGGAGGTCGCCGACGAGCTAGGCGGACTGCCGCCAGCGAAGCTGCACTGCTCTCTGCTCGCGCAGGAGGGGATACAGGCAGCCGCCGCGGATTACTATATGCGCCGGGACGGAAAGCTCCCCGACGGCCTCACGATGCCGAAGACCTGCATAGCCTGCGGCTGCGAGGCCGGGGAAGAAGAGGAAGAAAGGTTCGTGAGCGAACATGACAGAGTCGCAGAATAG
- a CDS encoding MOSC domain-containing protein, translated as MTESQNSANAKGRIIAVCSAPKKGMIKHDIGEGTLIEGIGLEGDAHAGFMHRQVSLISMEDIRTMMAKLPNLVPGSFAENLTTEGFDLGALKIGDRLRVGETLLEVSQIGKECHSHCEVFKQTGECIMPKKGVFTKVLKGGRVKKGDEIEFAE; from the coding sequence ATGACAGAGTCGCAGAATAGCGCAAACGCCAAAGGACGTATAATCGCGGTATGCAGCGCCCCCAAAAAGGGCATGATCAAGCACGACATAGGCGAAGGCACGCTGATCGAGGGGATAGGCCTCGAGGGAGACGCGCACGCCGGATTCATGCACCGGCAGGTGAGCCTCATCTCGATGGAGGACATCAGGACGATGATGGCTAAGCTGCCGAACCTCGTGCCGGGAAGTTTCGCGGAAAACCTGACGACCGAGGGATTCGACCTCGGCGCGCTGAAGATAGGCGACAGGCTGCGCGTCGGCGAGACGTTGCTCGAGGTCTCGCAGATCGGCAAGGAATGCCACTCGCACTGCGAGGTCTTCAAGCAGACCGGCGAGTGCATAATGCCCAAGAAGGGCGTCTTCACAAAGGTGCTCAAGGGCGGACGGGTAAAAAAAGGCGACGAGATAGAATTCGCGGAATAA
- a CDS encoding heavy metal translocating P-type ATPase, with the protein MEHEHDHVHEHERRSGESEKKCGCGHVHKHGENAGCEFGDPHKHHHSVGHDGECCCASCHTTEELFQETEEDARRAGEEFRREITFLAITGAIFFAAFAVEELHLFHDERTHTALHVLFAILYIVTGRPVLANAVRALRRGNIFNEFTLMGGATLAAFAIGETCETVGVMLFYRLGEAFQERAAANSRRSIKSLLARKPVTARVVKDGTAETADPRSLKKGDILQIMPGEPIPADGRVVSGEATVETRTGGEAATERVSAGSRVRGGTLSLDGLLLVEADGPFSDGGAERLLEAARCAAERKAPTERFITKFAKWYTPAVFFISAAVMLVPPLAGRGEWHEWIYRGLVLLVVSCPCALVISIPLGYFGGIGAASKNGVLVKGADVFDALGRVRAAVFDKTGVLTYGNFKISGIIPYGGISAGDVLAAAALAESGSTHPAGRAIAEAAGAGLAPEGAAITQIPGKGMIYRAGGDTIISGSKALLEEHGVEAPVIGGGATVTYVAQNGLCIGAITADDELRPEAAEAVAKLRELGMNGVYMLTGDRAEAAESAARALRLDGWRAGLRPGEKAAALAELCGGAEKALYVGDGIARGPVIAATEEGLEAGGFGQQASAETADAVILGGSPAKAAVLVRIARKTRAIVWENVALALGVKGVFLLLGASGHAGLWEAAFADVGVALMAILNSTRAARLK; encoded by the coding sequence ATGGAACACGAACACGACCACGTACATGAACATGAGCGCCGCAGCGGCGAATCGGAGAAAAAATGCGGCTGCGGCCACGTACACAAACACGGAGAGAACGCCGGATGCGAATTCGGAGACCCGCATAAGCATCATCATTCGGTAGGCCACGACGGCGAGTGCTGCTGCGCCTCGTGCCACACGACCGAGGAGCTTTTTCAGGAGACGGAGGAGGACGCGCGGCGCGCGGGCGAAGAATTTCGCCGCGAGATAACGTTTCTCGCGATAACCGGCGCGATATTCTTCGCAGCCTTCGCCGTCGAGGAGCTGCACCTTTTTCACGACGAGCGCACGCACACGGCGCTTCACGTACTTTTCGCGATTTTATACATCGTCACGGGACGGCCCGTGCTCGCGAACGCGGTACGCGCGCTGCGGCGCGGCAATATTTTCAACGAATTCACCCTGATGGGCGGCGCGACGCTCGCGGCCTTCGCTATAGGCGAGACCTGCGAGACGGTCGGCGTCATGCTCTTCTACCGGCTCGGCGAGGCATTTCAGGAGCGCGCCGCGGCGAACTCGCGCCGTTCGATAAAGTCGCTGCTCGCGCGCAAGCCGGTGACGGCGCGCGTAGTCAAAGACGGGACGGCGGAGACGGCGGACCCGCGCAGCCTCAAAAAGGGCGACATCCTCCAGATAATGCCGGGCGAGCCTATCCCAGCCGATGGGCGCGTCGTAAGCGGCGAGGCGACCGTCGAGACGCGGACGGGCGGCGAGGCGGCGACGGAGCGCGTAAGCGCAGGCTCGCGCGTGCGCGGCGGGACGCTCTCGCTCGACGGGCTGCTTCTGGTCGAGGCCGACGGCCCGTTCTCCGACGGCGGCGCGGAGCGGCTGCTCGAGGCGGCGCGATGCGCGGCGGAGCGCAAGGCCCCGACCGAGCGCTTCATCACGAAGTTCGCAAAATGGTACACCCCGGCGGTCTTCTTCATCTCCGCGGCAGTGATGCTCGTCCCGCCGCTCGCGGGGCGCGGCGAATGGCACGAGTGGATATACCGCGGGCTCGTGCTGCTCGTAGTCTCCTGCCCCTGCGCGCTCGTCATATCGATACCGCTCGGCTACTTCGGCGGCATAGGCGCGGCCTCGAAAAACGGCGTGCTCGTCAAGGGCGCGGACGTGTTCGACGCGCTCGGCAGGGTGCGCGCGGCGGTATTCGACAAGACGGGCGTGCTCACCTACGGAAATTTCAAAATATCCGGGATAATCCCATACGGCGGCATCTCCGCCGGAGACGTGCTCGCCGCGGCGGCTCTCGCCGAAAGCGGCTCTACGCACCCGGCCGGGCGCGCGATAGCCGAAGCCGCGGGAGCCGGCCTCGCCCCCGAGGGCGCGGCGATAACGCAGATACCCGGCAAGGGCATGATATACCGCGCCGGCGGCGACACGATAATCTCGGGCAGCAAGGCGCTGCTCGAGGAGCACGGCGTCGAGGCGCCGGTGATAGGAGGCGGGGCGACAGTCACCTACGTCGCTCAAAACGGTCTGTGTATAGGCGCGATAACGGCCGATGACGAACTTCGCCCCGAGGCGGCGGAGGCCGTCGCAAAGCTGCGCGAGCTAGGCATGAACGGAGTCTACATGCTGACCGGAGACCGCGCCGAGGCCGCCGAAAGCGCCGCGCGCGCGCTCCGCCTCGACGGCTGGCGCGCCGGACTGCGCCCCGGCGAAAAAGCGGCCGCTCTCGCGGAGCTCTGCGGCGGCGCGGAAAAAGCGCTCTACGTGGGAGACGGTATAGCCCGCGGCCCCGTCATAGCGGCTACGGAAGAGGGACTCGAAGCCGGGGGCTTCGGCCAGCAGGCGTCGGCCGAGACTGCGGACGCGGTGATACTCGGCGGCTCTCCAGCCAAGGCCGCAGTCCTCGTGCGCATAGCGCGCAAAACGCGGGCGATAGTATGGGAAAACGTCGCGCTCGCGCTCGGCGTCAAGGGAGTATTCCTGCTGCTCGGCGCGTCGGGCCACGCTGGGCTGTGGGAGGCGGCCTTCGCCGACGTCGGCGTCGCCCTGATGGCTATACTGAACTCGACGCGGGCCGCTCGGCTGAAATAA